Genomic segment of Nitrospinota bacterium:
CTATGCAAAAATTACACTGAGGAATAGATTGAAGTAAATATTATAATCCAGGCAAATTCCAAACAAAATTCTGGTCCCCAAAGGCGATTTTATTAATCAAGGAAATTATCCTAAGGATTTAAAATGTCAAAAAGGAAATCCCGGTTTGAGCGTAGCAAAAAGGCTGTTGAATCCGATAAATTACAAGAACAGTTGGTTAACCAACGTCAGACAGTTTTTAGAAGCACATTTTGGCTAGTTGTACTCATCGAGATAGGACTTTGGTATTTTCAAATTGATTTATGGATTAGGCTGGTTGTCCCTATGGTGTGGATCGGATTCCTTATTCATAACAATGCCCTCCTAATACTGCATGAGCTTTGGGAAATAAATGATCAACTTGCGGGACGTAAGGATGAGTTTAGGAATGTTATTTCCAGCGAACAGCACCAAAATGATGATTAATATCACCCATAATAGAACAATTTAAATACGCCGTTTAAGTCCTTGTGCCCCTTACTTGCTGGAGAAAGAATGAAACGCTTAATTCCAGTCTTCCTTTTGTTATTCCTATCGTTTCCTGTATATGCGGATGACTATCAAGACGGAGTGGATGCTGGTCGCAGGGGTGATTATAAAACGGCAATTGAGAAGTTCGAATCATTGGCGGAAGAGGGGCATGCCCAGGCGCAATTCACTCTCGGTCTTATGTATGGTGTAGGTCATGGCGTACCGCAAAATTTTAAGAAATCGGAGAAGTGGTACCGCAAAGCTGCCAATAAGGGGCATGCAGAAGCACAACACGCTATCGGTCTACTGTATTACGATGGCCAACGACTACCACAAGATTACAAGAAGGCTGTCCATTGGTTCAGGATGTCTGCAAAAAATGGATTTGCCGAAGCGCAAGCCCGTCTCGGCATAATGTATTTCGCCGGAGGCCAGGGCTTACTACAGGATTTTAAGGAAGCGGAGAAATGGTCCCGCAAGGCCGCGAAACAAGGGGATGCCGATGCGCAAACCATACTCGGTATTATGTATAGCGAAGGACAAGGAGTTCCGCAGGATGATAAGGAATCAGTGAAGTGGCTCCTGCTGGCCGCCAATCAGGGAATTTCCCAGGCCCAAGCCATGCTTGGTATCATGTATAGCTCAGGATTGGGTGTACAAAAGAATTTAACAGAGGCCATTAAATGGTATCGACTTGCTGCCGAGCAGGGTGTCCCCGAAGCCCAATTAGCGTTAGACAAAATAATGAGTGGAATGGCCGAAGCGGCCCAAAAGGTGGATGAAAAATTTTTGGCCGAAAAAAATGGAGACAAAAAGGCCTCTGCAGATTTGTTAACAGACGAAAAACCCAAGTTTGACGGGAAGTCATCAATATTTTTAAAGTGCAAAACCAAACAACGAAAGTTTATGGAAACTGACATTTTAGAGTTTAATCCCTCCATCGGAAAACTTATCTGGGTAGAAGACGATAAGGGTTTGTCAATTTATCTTCCAATGGAGATCGAGGAATACTCAGGTAAGTTCATAAAAGCAAGCTACACGATAAAAAAAATGCTTGCAGCTTTGGAATCTGTCCAACAAGACCTTGATCAAAAGGGATTAGCCGAACTTCAACAAATAAAATCTTCCATTGATTATATACGAAACGTTCTCCCTGATAAGCTCGTAAAGGAAGGAGTTTCGTCTGATGAAACCCAAAAAATGACACAAAAATTACTCGATATGTCGTTGGGTTTTAAGCAATATGTTGAGCTTGATCGTTATTCTGGAGAGATACGTTGGATTCAACCTTACCGAAAACCTCAAATTTCAGCCGGAAAAGATATAAAAAGGGAGTTAAGAAAGGTAAGTGTACGAAATTGGAAAGGAAATTTTAGTATGGTTGGAAAGGTATAAACTAGAATGAATAATTTGGCCTTATTTTTTTGTTGCAAGATTTATGTTGAATGGTTCCAGGGGTGAATTTGACACCATAGGCTTCACGCCCACGCCACGAACCGTGCGCCAAATCTTTCTAATTTCTTCTGGGTTTACCCCAATAACATCATTGTATTTCTTCTGGCTGTCGCGCATGTCATTTTTGACTTTGACTTCAATTATCTTGGCACCATGAATGCCAAAATAGTCACCTCCCCAATTGGACCACTTCACCTTACAGGCTTTGTAGACTTCCTCCTGGTAAGGGATGTCTTTTGCTAGGATTCTCTCTGCTTTCGGCAATCGCTCTTGAACCTTCCACAGTTCCTTAAATGCCACTTCGATTTGAGTTCTGAATATGAGGTCCAGTTTACGCTTTGGGCCGCGCTCGCCTGATCTTTTCTTCTTTGGCTCCGGCTTTTGCTCCTCCATTGGAACGCTGTCAGCGACTGGGGTGAGGGGCTTTTCATTGAGGTACCAAATCTCATCGCTTATCAACTGTTGCGCCAGGGGAGTGTCCTTCAACCATTTGTGGATGGTTGACATATCCACGTATCGAGCCAATACGGACTCGTCAAAGGTTTGTTCTCTGTCTAAACGTTTGAAACCTTCATGGTAGGAAATGTGGCCATCATCCATTGCTTCA
This window contains:
- a CDS encoding tetratricopeptide repeat protein, which encodes MKRLIPVFLLLFLSFPVYADDYQDGVDAGRRGDYKTAIEKFESLAEEGHAQAQFTLGLMYGVGHGVPQNFKKSEKWYRKAANKGHAEAQHAIGLLYYDGQRLPQDYKKAVHWFRMSAKNGFAEAQARLGIMYFAGGQGLLQDFKEAEKWSRKAAKQGDADAQTILGIMYSEGQGVPQDDKESVKWLLLAANQGISQAQAMLGIMYSSGLGVQKNLTEAIKWYRLAAEQGVPEAQLALDKIMSGMAEAAQKVDEKFLAEKNGDKKASADLLTDEKPKFDGKSSIFLKCKTKQRKFMETDILEFNPSIGKLIWVEDDKGLSIYLPMEIEEYSGKFIKASYTIKKMLAALESVQQDLDQKGLAELQQIKSSIDYIRNVLPDKLVKEGVSSDETQKMTQKLLDMSLGFKQYVELDRYSGEIRWIQPYRKPQISAGKDIKRELRKVSVRNWKGNFSMVGKV